A stretch of DNA from Halorubrum sp. BOL3-1:
GTGGCCGAGACGTACGCGAAGGACGTGTTCTTCGGCTACGACGCGAACAACGCGGCCGCCGCTCTCCGCCGGAAAGACGCCGATTCGCGCGACGGCGAGGTCCACCGACCGGACTGAGTCGCCCTCTCGCGCCGCCGCGGAACCGCCGCGGAACGCCCGCGGCGACGTGAACGAGGGTTTATTAACGGGGACGGTCGACGTACACTCGACCGGCCGCCGGCGTGCGACACAACCGGTCGTCTCGCGTTCGCGCGAGGCGGTCGCCTTTCAACGTCTGCGCCGTAGCGGCGGTCGCTCTACATCGCAGAGCCGCCGGCTCGTCGACCTTTTCCGCGGGCGCTCGTCCCACTAGTGGACCGTCCGGTCGTCGCTCGTGTCGATATCCTCGATCGGGTCGGCGTTGCCGAACTCGGGCGTCGGGCCGTCGCCCGGCTCCGCCCAGTCGACCGCGTTCCGCAGCACCTGCCGGACGTCGTCGTCGTAGTAGATCGGGTACGTCTCGTGGCCGGGGCGGAAGTAGAACACTTTCCCGCTCCCGCGGCGGTAACAGCAGCCGGATCGGAACGTTTCGCCGCCCTCGAACCAGGAGGTGAACACGAGCGTGTCGGGCGCCGGGACGTCGAATCGCTCGCCGTACATCTCGGCCTCGTCGAGCTCGATCGTCTCACCGATCCCGTCCGCGATCGGGTGCCCCGGCTCGATCGTCCACAGCCGCTCGCGCTCGGCGGCCTCACGCCACTTCAGCGAACAGCTGGTGCCCATCAGCCGCTTGAATATCTTGGAGTAGTGCGCGGAGTGAAGGACGATGAGGCCCGTCCCGTCGAGGACGCGCTCGTGGACCCGGTCGACGACGGCGTCGCGGACCTCGTCGTGGGCGGCGTGGCCCCACCAGACGAGCACGTCGGTGTCGTCGAGGACCGCCTCGGTGAGACCGTGGTCGGGTCCCTCGTCGAGGGTCGCGGTGCTGACCTCGTGGCCGCCCTCGCGGAGCGCCTCCGCGACGACGGCGTGGATCCCGTCGGGATAGACGTCCGCGACGACGTCGCTCTCGCGTTCGTGCCGATGCTCGTTCCAGACCGTGACGCGTGCCATGGGTGGCGTGAACGGCGGACCGACTTGAGCGCTTGCCCTCGGCGGTCCCGAACCGACCGGAAGCCACTCATCGCTCCTGCGACACGCTCGCGTATGATCGGCTCCCGTCAACTGTACCGCCGCGCCGACGACTGGGCGCGCGCGGCCTCTCCCGGCTGCGGTACGCCCTCCTCACGGGAATCGTGGTGACGGCATCGGCGCTGGGGGTCGGGGTTGCCCTCGACGCGTCGACGACCGTCTACGCGGTCACGATGGGCGCCGTAATGACCGTCCTCTACTACGCGGGCGACGTGGACTCCGAAAACGAGTGACCGCCGGAGACGGCTCCGGTCGGAGGGGGCTCTCCGAAGCCCGCTCAGGCCGTCGCTTCGACGTCCGCGAGCCGGCGCGCGAGGAACGCTGCGATAGAGATGTCTTCCTCCTCAACGAACCGCACGAGCTCCTCGCTGTCGGCGCTCTCGACGACGACCGTCGGGATCAGTTCGACGTCGTACTCGTCGACCAGCTCGCCCTCCTTCCCGCTCGGTCCCTTCGTGACCGGGAACGCCTCGACCCGGTCGTCCGGGACGCCGGCCGCCGCGAGCGCGGCGCCGAACTCGGGCAGCTGTCGCTGGCAGTCGCCGCACCAGTCGCCGCCCCACACTTTGAACACGTACTCGTCGGCCGCCAGGGCGTCGAGGACCGCTTCGTCGAACGCGTCCGCGTCGACGTCGGCGGCGGGCGCAAGTGTTTCGAGCGTCATACCGGATTTTACGTCGTCTGGACACCTAAACCGCGCGACGGTGACAAACGTGGTCGATCTGGACGTGAACGGGATCGACCTCCCGACCGCCCGGTGATACGTCGTTGCGATCGACCTGACCGAGACCCCCGAAGCCCCGGCCGCGAGGGCTCCCGCGGCTCGGTGCGCTCCTCGCTCGGTCGCTTCGCTCCCTCGCTGCGGTGCTTCCGTCGCCGGGGTTCGCCCTCCCGACTGCCCCTTCGAGTC
This window harbors:
- a CDS encoding ThuA domain-containing protein — protein: MARVTVWNEHRHERESDVVADVYPDGIHAVVAEALREGGHEVSTATLDEGPDHGLTEAVLDDTDVLVWWGHAAHDEVRDAVVDRVHERVLDGTGLIVLHSAHYSKIFKRLMGTSCSLKWREAAERERLWTIEPGHPIADGIGETIELDEAEMYGERFDVPAPDTLVFTSWFEGGETFRSGCCYRRGSGKVFYFRPGHETYPIYYDDDVRQVLRNAVDWAEPGDGPTPEFGNADPIEDIDTSDDRTVH
- a CDS encoding thioredoxin domain-containing protein; the protein is MTLETLAPAADVDADAFDEAVLDALAADEYVFKVWGGDWCGDCQRQLPEFGAALAAAGVPDDRVEAFPVTKGPSGKEGELVDEYDVELIPTVVVESADSEELVRFVEEEDISIAAFLARRLADVEATA